One Cyprinus carpio isolate SPL01 chromosome B25, ASM1834038v1, whole genome shotgun sequence genomic region harbors:
- the LOC109051324 gene encoding ladderlectin-like, which translates to MAVLRRLLLLFTIYSMINAEDEKCPNGWTHFGVKCYKYFPEAFNWITAERFCQTYDANLASVHNKLDNDHLLSLVPSYTNFWVGAQDGEEEGQWIWSDGSPFNYTSWCSGEPNNSGDTENCLELAYSSNHCWNDLTCSSQVTFVCAKKIQDHMKSSYSIVT; encoded by the exons ATGGCAGTGCTGAGACGTCTTTTGCTTCTTTTCACTATTTATTCCATGATTAATGCAGAAG ATGAAAAATGCCCCAATGGATGGACACATTTTGGAGTCAAATGCTACAAGTACTTCCCTGAGGCATTTAACTGGATCACTGCAGAG AGATTTTGTCAAACTTATGATGCAAATCTGGCATCTGTGCATAATAAATTGGACAACGATCATCTGCTGAGTCTGGTGCCTTCTTACACAAATTTTTGGGTTGGCGCTCAGGATGGTGAAGAA GAAGGACAGTGGATTTGGAGTGATGGAAGTCCCTTTAATTATACCAGTTGGTGCTCTGGAGAACCTAACAATTCAGGAGATACAGAGAACTGCCTGGAGCTGGCCTATAGCT CTAACCATTGCTGGAACGATCTGACATGTTCGTCACAGGTTACCTTTGTTTGTGCAAAAAAGATTCAAGATCACATGAAGTCATCCTACTCCATAGTTACATGA